One stretch of Thermoproteota archaeon DNA includes these proteins:
- the sat gene encoding sulfate adenylyltransferase (ATP sulfurylase; ATPS; converts ATP and sulfate to 5'phosphosulfate and pyrophosphate; in some organisms this enzyme is involved in the incorporation of inorganic sulfate while in others it is involved in the production of ATP in the reverse direction; the enzyme from Thermus thermophilus is dimeric and binds a zinc ion that is coordinated by cysteine and histidine residues that are not found in all related proteins but is found in some thermophilic organisms): MTSAYSINIDENVAMDIEQLSSDGFLPLTSFLDYENLDSVLKTMRLKNGEIWPIPILFPKPAKEVHRGDELTLKFKNQIFAKLTITDSFSYDLLKISKFFFGTTNTDHPGVSKLKNSSTEFITGKLKKLKKLSSILNVESYSPTDSKKIIKKRNWKKIVGFHTRNPPHRAHEFLHKCSLENSDGLFIHPVIGSKKSGDFSSSAIMHSYKKYITHYLPKSNVILNPLLTYSRYAGPKEAVFTALIRKNYGCTHFIVGRDHTGVKNFYGKYDSQKIFKKLPDISLEILTYDEPYYCKKCSQITTSKTCPHGSKYYVEISGTIIRNSILNKSKLSEIYMRPEVIKYLKMKKNVFVK; this comes from the coding sequence TTGACTAGTGCATATTCGATAAATATTGATGAAAATGTTGCAATGGATATTGAACAATTATCCTCTGATGGTTTTTTACCACTAACATCTTTTTTGGATTATGAAAATCTTGATAGTGTTCTAAAAACAATGCGATTAAAAAATGGAGAAATTTGGCCAATTCCGATTCTTTTCCCAAAACCCGCAAAAGAAGTTCATCGTGGAGATGAATTAACATTAAAATTTAAAAATCAAATATTTGCAAAATTAACTATAACTGACTCTTTTAGTTATGATCTTTTAAAAATATCAAAGTTCTTTTTTGGAACAACCAATACAGATCATCCTGGAGTCAGTAAACTAAAAAATTCATCTACTGAATTTATTACCGGAAAATTAAAAAAATTAAAAAAACTGTCCTCAATACTTAATGTTGAATCATATTCCCCTACAGATTCTAAAAAAATCATTAAAAAACGAAATTGGAAAAAAATTGTTGGATTTCATACTCGAAATCCTCCCCATAGAGCCCATGAATTTTTACATAAGTGCTCGTTAGAAAATTCAGATGGATTATTCATTCATCCTGTAATTGGCAGTAAAAAAAGTGGAGACTTCTCTAGCTCAGCAATCATGCATAGTTACAAAAAATATATCACTCATTATTTGCCGAAATCAAACGTTATTCTTAATCCATTGTTAACTTATTCAAGATATGCTGGTCCTAAAGAAGCCGTTTTTACTGCATTAATTAGAAAAAATTATGGATGTACACATTTTATCGTAGGCAGAGATCATACAGGAGTCAAAAATTTTTACGGAAAATATGATTCACAAAAAATCTTTAAGAAACTTCCTGATATTTCACTTGAAATTTTAACTTATGATGAACCATATTATTGTAAAAAGTGCTCACAAATCACAACCTCTAAAACTTGTCCTCATGGTTCAAAGTATTATGTTGAGATTAGTGGAACTATCATTAGAAATTCTATTTTGAACAAATCTAAACTTTCAGAGATCTATATGCGTCCTGAAGTTATCAAATATTTAAAAATGAAAAAAAATGTCTTTGTTAAATAG